The sequence GTGCAGAAAACAGAAAAATAAAAACAATCGATAATAAGGTATATAGCGGCAAATATAATTTTATGAGGAAAGCTTTTAATGTTCCGCTATAAATAGCCGAATGATGTTCAATCGGTGCCGTTTGAAAAATCCATGCTCCCTTATATTTGCTTGAAAAACGAAGCATCATCACAACAACGCCAATCATAATATTGCTAAAATAGATCGTGAAGTACATATTACTATTTGAAAATTGTTCAAAGGAGTTTTGACTCAAGTAATTAAAATGAAAAATGAACGGAAAAATGAGTGAAAATCCTAATGTTGGATATACCTTCAGCTTAAATTCTCGCTCTCGAGCCATAATAATCGATGAGAATCGAAAAAATTGGCGTTCCTCCTTGCTTCTGCAAAAGAGACGCTCCCATACAGAATGAATCTTCCGATGTTTCTGATTAGATTTCTCCGTGCTTTCCATTAGCTTTTGCAAATTACGCTCGAATGCTGGCATCAATTGATAGTATAAAACAATGGAAATAATTGGGCCAATCACTGCCAAAGAAGATAGGATAATCATTCCATATGAAGTATTCCCATTTAAAAATAATTCAAAAGGAGCACCGAACCAAATAGGCGGAATAATTACATGCCACCAATGGAAATTATACACATAATTATAATCAACAAATTCAAAGGAACGAATGACAATTTGATAACCGATTATAATTCCTACAGATAAAAGAATTTGCACATAATTGATGATATCTTTTAGTTTTTCACCACTGAAAAAACGTAATATAAAAATATATACTAATGCTGTGATAGTCATGATGAACAAATTTAATAAAACGACCTCTGCTAAAAAAAGGAGAAAATAGCCGATACCATGAACTCCTAACATAACGATGGATGGAATTCCAATAAATGCTCCTGTTAGCATGCTCATATAAATCGCAACATGGACAATTTTCGCAGCACTAATTGTACGTATGTGAATAGGTTTAGTGTGAAGGATGGTTTTATCTCGCACATCTAAAAGTACCGATGAAAAATCAGAAACCATGGATGTCATTAAAATAAACATGGAGATACCAAATATGATACTGATTTGAAAGATATAATTTTCCTCAAAAAATATAAAAGGAATGAGTATTAAGCCGTATAATACATAAATAAATAACGATTTTACAAACTGATTCCCGTCTTTCTTTTTATTGGATACGTCTGAAGCAAAAATAGTTGGTGTTCGACGTCCGTCCATCGTTAGCTTGACTTCAAGTATTTTACGCATCATTGGATAATCAATTCGGAGCATACGAAAAAACGGTTGAAGCAAATCAAGTAATTTTAACCAAAAATTAATCATTGTTATCACCATTTGTCACAATCCGTACAAATTTCTCTGCTGTTTGTTTATGCGCATCAAACCCGGTTAATTGGTTGAAAATACCTTCCAAGGAACCTTGCTTATTCTGCTCTCGTAATTCTTCAAACGTTCCATCTGCGGCAATATCTCCATCTAGAAGGAGTACAATGCGATTACTAATCTTTTCGACAACATCCATAATATGCGAAGAGTAAAAAATCGTTTTCCCATGTGCGACTAGCTGCTCTAAGATGTCTTTTATAATCATCACACTATTGGCATCCAGTCCACTTAATGGTTCATCAAGAAAAATCAAATCTGGGTTATGTAAGAGGCTGGAAATAATTAAAACTTTTTGCCGCATCCCCTTGGAAAACGAAGAAATACGTGTATGTAAAACATCTTCCATGCCAAATTGCTGCATGAGGCTTTCGGCTTTGTTTGCTGCTTCGTTTTGCTCCATGCCGTAAAGCTCACCAATAAATGTTAAATACTCATTTGCTGTCAGATTATCATAAATCTCTGCATTTTCTGGAACATAACCAATTTTACGCTTATATGAATAATCACTTGTTGCAATATCTTCGCCAAAGATTTCTACCGTACCACTATATTCTTCCACTAAACCGAGCATAATTTTAAGGGTGGTACTTTTTCCGGCACCATTAGGTCCAATATATCCAATAATTTGTCCTGGATATACATCGAGATTAATGTTATTTAATACGTTTTTGCTCCCATAACTCATAGATACATTTTTTAATGACAGCACTTTTTCCGTATACATCAAGCTCACCTGCTTCCTGGTAAATTTTTAAATTCAATGTCAACCACCCAGCCTTCAAGTGGTAAGGAATAAAAAAGAAGTGCTTTCCTAACTAAATAATGACAGTTTGTGAAAAAACGAATAGATTGTAGGAGCACTTCATAGGATCATTATACGGCAATAGAGATTATTTATCATCCAATTTTTATAATATGGGAAACAATTTCAAAATAGGAAATCTATTGGGGGTAGATTCAGGAAAATCTGATTTATAACATGATGGAAATGACATGATGAAAAGTTAAATTTCCCAGTGTTAAAATAGGAAGTCCTTTCTAGTTACTAGTAAAATAAGTATCACAAGTTTATCCACATAACAAACATAAGTAGATGATACTATGCTTATTAACATAACTGAAAAGCTTGTAATCGTAAATGTAAAATAACCTCCCAGTTTTTTAACTTGTTTTCGCAAATTTTAAATAAAATATTGACAACGATATATTTTCCGTGTAGAGTATAAACAAATTTAATATACATGTATTTCTTATCCAGAGAGGTGGAGGGACTGGCCCAGTGAAGCCTCGGCAACAGACTTTGTTAAAGTACTGTGCCAATTCCAGCAAGCACAATGCCTGAAAGATAAGAAGAGTGATAAAGACGTTAATCAACCAACCTCTTCTTATTTCTATTAGGAAGAGGTTTTTATATTTTTATTGGATCATTCAATAATAGGTAACTCTTCCTAAATAAAATGGGCAATTGCTTTACGAGTTCCAAATCATTTTGGTGCTTGTACTTTTTACAATGAAAAGAAGGGAAGATGAGAAAATGAGTAAATTAGATGAAGTACAATGGCAATATTTAAAGAAAAGCTTAGATGAAATGGAATACGGATCTGTCGTTATTACCGTCCATGATGGAAGGGTTACGCAAATTGACACAACGGAGAAAAAGCGGTTTACCAATAATAACAATCGTTCATTGCAAAAATGTAAATAATTACTGCCGATTAGACAACTAAAGGCATCTTTCACCTATCAAATTATTAGAGAAGGTGTAGGATGCCTTTTTCTATGTCAGGAAATCGTTATACGTAAGAGAGTATAAATTTTTATTCAAAAACGGATTCGACAGCGAAAAGGTACGCGTGTGGATGAGGCACGCTAGCCCTGTTCAAATTTTTGTTATTTCATAGAAAGGAGAGCTTATATAATGACGGAACGATGTAGGCAAGAAACGTTTGTCACGCAAATTGGAAATCGTAAAGATGAGCCATTTCATGCGGTAAGTACGCCGGTCTATTTCTCTACTGCTTTTCGCCATACGGAAATTAGCTCGAATGAGGGCTATGATTATTCCCGCTGTGGAAGTCCTACTCGTGATGTGCTTGAAGAAGCAGTGGCCCAGCTGGAATACGGAGACAAAGCCTTTGCTACAGCTTCTGGGATGGCAGCAGTACATTTAGTATTTTCCCTGTTTCATAAAAATACGCATTTTATTTCGTCACGAGACATTTACGGAGGAAATTATCGGTTATTTGCAATGCTTCAAGATAAATACGGGTTTGAATTTACCTACTGGGAAGGCGATTGTTACGATACATTAGCTTCAAACATCAAAGAAAATACACAGGCAATTTTTATTGAATCACCCACGAATCCGTTAATGCGAACGGTTGATTTAGTAAAAGTTTCGAACATCGCTAAACAGTATGATCTGCTTTTAATTGTAGATAACACGCTGTATACCCCGTTAATTCAACAACCGATTAAAGAAGGAGCTGATATCGTCATTCATAGTGCAACGAAATACTTAGCTGGGCATAATGATGTGTTAGCAGGATTGGTCATTGCCAAAGGAGAAAAACTTAGTAAACAACTCGCTTTTCTTCATCAGTCGATAGGAACGGTCTTATCACCATATGATTGCTTTAGTCTGATCCGAGGGATAAAAACGTTAGCGTTGAGAATGGAGAAGCAAGAATCGAATGCAAAGCAAATCGTTCCGTATTTGCAACAGCACCCGCTTGTTACGGATGTTTACTATCCCGGTCGAGGCGGGATGGTCAGTTTTGAAATTCTCGATGAAGTTTATGCACCACTGTTTTTAAAGGCTGTACAATTATTTACCTTTGCAGAGAGTCTAGGAGGAGTAGAAAGCTTTATTACGTATCCTGTTACCCAAACACATATGGATATTCCGGAAGAAATTCGCAATGCATATGGTTTGTCTAATCGTTTACTGCGGATTTCAGCAGGTATTGAACACGCAAATGATCTAATTGCAGATTTAAATCAAGCGTTTGATTTAATCGTAAAGGAGGATGTGAAACAAACATGAGCTTATTGCAACAACTACAAGAGCAAATTTTAATTGCAGATGGTGCCATGGGAACGATGCTATATTCGTATGGCATCGATCAA is a genomic window of Virgibacillus proomii containing:
- a CDS encoding ABC transporter ATP-binding protein, encoding MYTEKVLSLKNVSMSYGSKNVLNNINLDVYPGQIIGYIGPNGAGKSTTLKIMLGLVEEYSGTVEIFGEDIATSDYSYKRKIGYVPENAEIYDNLTANEYLTFIGELYGMEQNEAANKAESLMQQFGMEDVLHTRISSFSKGMRQKVLIISSLLHNPDLIFLDEPLSGLDANSVMIIKDILEQLVAHGKTIFYSSHIMDVVEKISNRIVLLLDGDIAADGTFEELREQNKQGSLEGIFNQLTGFDAHKQTAEKFVRIVTNGDNND
- a CDS encoding YezD family protein, whose protein sequence is MSKLDEVQWQYLKKSLDEMEYGSVVITVHDGRVTQIDTTEKKRFTNNNNRSLQKCK
- a CDS encoding PLP-dependent transferase produces the protein MTERCRQETFVTQIGNRKDEPFHAVSTPVYFSTAFRHTEISSNEGYDYSRCGSPTRDVLEEAVAQLEYGDKAFATASGMAAVHLVFSLFHKNTHFISSRDIYGGNYRLFAMLQDKYGFEFTYWEGDCYDTLASNIKENTQAIFIESPTNPLMRTVDLVKVSNIAKQYDLLLIVDNTLYTPLIQQPIKEGADIVIHSATKYLAGHNDVLAGLVIAKGEKLSKQLAFLHQSIGTVLSPYDCFSLIRGIKTLALRMEKQESNAKQIVPYLQQHPLVTDVYYPGRGGMVSFEILDEVYAPLFLKAVQLFTFAESLGGVESFITYPVTQTHMDIPEEIRNAYGLSNRLLRISAGIEHANDLIADLNQAFDLIVKEDVKQT